One stretch of Falco naumanni isolate bFalNau1 chromosome 7, bFalNau1.pat, whole genome shotgun sequence DNA includes these proteins:
- the LOC121091102 gene encoding inositol 1,4,5-trisphosphate receptor-interacting protein-like 1 — translation MAATFFYWLVVSLIQPQMVGDELDDAMHERMQQRAQQLNQKMSRLLQELEQKSGFTWGALLSAAWQNWWLWAIAAPLVLCFMLWCCPSKGSHQPESSSKEVSSQNKARKEDQEEEPSVALDVASVSTKCPLDLSELSVMLQQLLNKLLCVCQELSGTSFVPRLKPAINVGIALQGWIPHNTYAVYRLLVPLEPPQGHAFHMEWGTTEGEPLRNPMLRVELKCTCGQEQLMEGPLCFIHHPKEELMENQGDSLLGTLCTGPYLNMEKTIRWFQILLKAAWQRLPKSEHCSLTVLPSRRSCKVRLMYGSKAALLTEMMFGLQQDDTDIFLIIK, via the coding sequence ATGGCTGCAACATTCTTCTATTGGTTGGTAGTAAGCCTCATCCAGCCACAGATGGTTGGTGATGAGCTGGATGATGCCATGCATGAGCGCATGCAGCAGCGTGCCCAGCAGCTGAACCAGAAGATGTCtcggctgctgcaggagctggagcagaagagCGGCTTTACCTGGGGAGCCCTGCTCTCGGCTGCCTGGCAGAACTGGTGGTTATGGGCCATTGCTGCACCCTTGGTCCTGTGCTTTATGCTGTGGTGCTGtcccagcaaaggcagccatcagccagagagcagcagcaaggaagtCAGCTCCCAAAATAAGGCGCGTAAGGAGGACCAAGAAGAGGAACCCAGTGTTGCGCTGGATGTGGCAAGTGTTTCGACCAAGTGCCCCCTGGATCTGTCAGAACTgtctgtgatgctgcagcagctgttgaaTAAGCTGCTCTGTGTCTGCCAAGAACTCTCCGGGACCAGTTTCGTGCCACGACTGAAGCCAGCCATCAATGTGGGCATTGCCTTACAAGGCTGGATTCCCCACAACACTTACGCTGTCTACCGCTTGCTCGtgcccctggagcccccccaaGGACATGCCTTCCACATGGAGTGGGGCACCACAGAGGGGGAGCCGCTGAGGAACCCCATGCTCCGCGTAGAGCTGAAGTGCACATGCGGGCAGGAACAGCTGATGGAGGGCCCGCTGTGCTTCATCCACCACCCCAAGGAGGAGCTGATGGAAAATCAGGGTGACAGCCTCCTAGGCACCCTCTGCACTGGGCCCTACCTGAACATGGAGAAAACCATCCGCTGGTTCCAGATATTGCTAAAAGCAGCCTGGCAGCGTTTGCCTAAGTCGGAACACTGCAGTCTGACAGTGCTGCCCTCCAGGCGCTCCTGCAAGGTCCGGCTGATGTACGGTTCCAAAGCTGCCCTCCTGACTGAGATGATGTTTGGGTTGCAGCAGGATGACACGGACATCTTCCTGATCATCAAGTAG